GTGATCGATCGCGAATCGCGTGTCGTCGAGCGCCCGCTCCGCCGCGTGGGGATCGGCCGGGTCATACAACGCGCTACCCATCCGGCCCGCGACATAAAAGCAGCGCGCGACGCCCACCATGCCGATTGCATCGAGCCGGTCGGCATCCTGCAGCACCTTGGCTTCGAGCGTCTTCGGCGCAATGCAGGCGGAAAAACTGTGCGCCTCGACCGCGTGCGCGACCGCGTCGATCTTCGCATCCGGCCAGTCGAGCGACTTCAGCACCCGCCGCGCCTTTTCCGCCGACAACCGCGACGCCTGTGCGCGCAGCGGAGAATCCTTCTCGACCGCCACGCAGTCATGCAACAGCGTTGCCGCGCACAGCACTTCGGCATCGCCGCCCTCCTCGGCACGAATCGCGGCGGCATTCTTCCACACGCGTTGCAAATGCGACGTGTCATGAGCGCCGTCGCCATGGGCGTCGTGCCAATGGGCGAGCAAGGTGTGAGCCAGATCCTGAAAGGGGGCAAACGCAGAGGTAGTCACGGGGGCGGATGGTCAACGACTGGATGACGATTATCCCCCATGCGCCACACGGTCACGACCCGACGTCGCATCCGGCTTCCTCGATGTCCGCGCGTCAAGCAAATCGTTACCTCCGGCAGGACCCGGCTGGCTTATAGTGCGGAGTGCCCATTCAACGAGGAGTGCTGCAATGAAACTGCTGGCCAACGGTCCGTTCGAAGTGAAGCTGAATCCTGAATCCCTGAGCACCGTCGCGGAAAATTCCGGGCTCGGCCGCATGTCGCTGGACAAGCAGTTTCACGGCGACCTGGAAGCCGTCAGCCACGGCGAGATGCTCGCGTTTCGCAGCAGCGTCCAGGGCTCAGCAGGCTATGTGGCGATGGAAACGGTACAGGGCG
This genomic interval from Burkholderia cepacia contains the following:
- a CDS encoding HD domain-containing protein, which gives rise to MTTSAFAPFQDLAHTLLAHWHDAHGDGAHDTSHLQRVWKNAAAIRAEEGGDAEVLCAATLLHDCVAVEKDSPLRAQASRLSAEKARRVLKSLDWPDAKIDAVAHAVEAHSFSACIAPKTLEAKVLQDADRLDAIGMVGVARCFYVAGRMGSALYDPADPHAAERALDDTRFAIDHFRTKLLKLATGFQTVTGTRMAIVRRDRLQRFLDEFSDEI
- a CDS encoding DUF3224 domain-containing protein, with amino-acid sequence MKLLANGPFEVKLNPESLSTVAENSGLGRMSLDKQFHGDLEAVSHGEMLAFRSSVQGSAGYVAMETVQGVLGGRQGTFVLQHSSTMTRGEPKQSITVVPDSGTGELLGLAGSMVIHIDNGRHSYSFDYALPDAAQ